The Streptomyces tendae DNA segment GCTCACCACCGTCACCCCGGACAAGGGGAGTCTCCGCACGTCCACGCCTCCTGCCTGTACCCGGGGCGCCGGTTTCCCGCCGGCTTCGACCGGTCCGCGATCACTACGCGATTACTACGGCCGGGGCGAGCCGCCTGTCAACGCTCACCGGCCGTCGGTACGGGCGGCCGGGGCGTCGGCGGGCCGGCTGCGGGACACGACGCGGACGCCGCCCGCGTCCACGGCGCGGACCTGGAGCGAACCGCAGCCGCAGCGCGTCCACACGGTGCTGCCGGCGGCGGTCGCGTGCCGGGAGACCACCTGGAACGGCTCGGCGTCGTCCGGCCACCCGCAGTACGGGCAGACGGTGCCGGTGGTGCCCGTGGTGCCGGTCGTGCTGGTCATGGCGGCTCCTTGGTTCTCACGTGCCTCACGTGACGTGTGTGCCCTGTCGATGTCGCGACACAGCAAGGGTGCGTGGTGCCGTCCTTTCACGTCCAGGTTGACTTTGTGCACGCCACCGTGAAGCCTCGACTGCATGATTGACCTGCGCCGGCTCCACGTCCTCCGGGCGGTCGCCCACTACGGCACGGTCACCGCGGCCGCCCGCGCCCTGCACTTCACGCCTTCGGCCGCCTCCCAGCAGATCCGCCAGCTCGCCCGGGACCTCGGCGTCGACCTGCTGGAACCGCAGGGCCGCGGCATCCGGCTCACCCCGGCAGCCGAGAGCCTGCTGGCGCACGCCGACGCCATCCAGGCGCGCTGGGACCAGGCCGAGCTGGATCTGCGGGCCGACCACGGCGACCCCGCGGGGGTGCTGCGGGTCACCGGGTTCCCGGTCGCCGTCTCGGTCTTGCTGGCGCCGATGGCGGCGCGGCTCGGCGAACGGCACCCGCGGCTGTCCGTACGGATCACGGAGGCGGTGGTTCCGGCCATCTTCGACCTGCTCTTCGAGGGCGCCGCCGATCTGGCCGTGGTGGAGTCCACCCCGCACAACCCGCCGATGAGCGACACACGCTTCGATCAGGAGCCGCTGCTGGACGACCCGTTCGACCTGGTCGTGCCGGCCGGGCACGCGCTGGCGGGGGAGGAGCGGGTCGACCTGGCCGAGGCGGCACGCGAGCCGTGGATCGCGCCG contains these protein-coding regions:
- a CDS encoding LysR family transcriptional regulator translates to MIDLRRLHVLRAVAHYGTVTAAARALHFTPSAASQQIRQLARDLGVDLLEPQGRGIRLTPAAESLLAHADAIQARWDQAELDLRADHGDPAGVLRVTGFPVAVSVLLAPMAARLGERHPRLSVRITEAVVPAIFDLLFEGAADLAVVESTPHNPPMSDTRFDQEPLLDDPFDLVVPAGHALAGEERVDLAEAAREPWIAPVPESPCRLQVMAACGAAGFAPEVVHHAGDWNATAHLVAHGLGVALVPRLAHVTPDLPIRRVRCAGDPHRRLLTCTRSGGHARPAVAAALRELRDLAPTTIA